A single region of the Bacillus cereus genome encodes:
- a CDS encoding peptidoglycan DD-metalloendopeptidase family protein, whose protein sequence is MKALKCGVVILSILFLSQLHIYAEENQWIWPVDGQVSDYFGTRHGKHYGIDIAASIGTPVAAIQNGKVTKSYFSSSYGNVVFIKHGEYEAVYAHLNKRYVVQGDNISKGERIGEVGNTGESRGAHLHLEVHQGRWTVEKRNAMNPLLVLNEQKNQVVSSSLYVVQKGDTLVSIARRFSMTVEEIKVRNGLRQERIYPNQQLYVK, encoded by the coding sequence ATGAAAGCGTTAAAATGTGGCGTGGTGATATTGAGTATATTATTTTTATCTCAATTACATATTTACGCTGAAGAGAATCAGTGGATATGGCCTGTTGATGGGCAGGTAAGTGATTATTTTGGGACAAGACATGGGAAACACTATGGTATTGATATAGCTGCGTCCATTGGAACGCCTGTTGCAGCTATTCAAAATGGTAAGGTGACAAAGTCTTATTTTTCAAGTAGTTATGGAAATGTTGTGTTTATTAAACATGGAGAATATGAGGCTGTTTATGCGCATTTAAATAAGAGATATGTAGTTCAAGGGGATAATATTTCAAAAGGAGAGCGAATTGGAGAGGTAGGGAATACAGGAGAATCGAGAGGAGCGCATTTACATTTAGAAGTGCATCAAGGAAGATGGACGGTGGAGAAAAGGAATGCGATGAATCCGTTGCTTGTTTTAAATGAACAAAAAAATCAAGTCGTGTCATCATCATTATATGTTGTACAAAAAGGTGACACTTTAGTTAGTATTGCTCGAAGATTTAGTATGACAGTTGAGGAAATCAAAGTGAGAAATGGATTACGACAAGAGCGAATCTATCCGAACCAACAACTATACGTTAAGTAA
- a CDS encoding ECF transporter S component codes for MKQKSSVVQMVSVAMLSSIAYLLMMLDFPFPGLPPFLKIDFSDVPALIAAIIFGPIAGVIVEAIKNILHYGIQGSLTGVPVGEIANFIAGCLFIGPAAFLFRKYRTVKSLTTGLMLGTITMALIMSVLNYIIIFPAYTWFLNSPAMSSDAIKTTVVTAILPFNLIKGIVVTIVFVALFSRLKVWVFAKMNNA; via the coding sequence ATGAAACAAAAAAGCAGTGTAGTGCAGATGGTGAGTGTAGCGATGCTAAGTAGTATTGCGTATTTACTAATGATGTTGGATTTTCCATTCCCAGGGCTTCCGCCATTTTTAAAAATTGATTTTAGTGATGTGCCAGCTTTAATTGCGGCGATTATTTTTGGGCCGATTGCAGGAGTAATTGTAGAAGCGATAAAAAATATTTTACATTACGGGATTCAAGGAAGTTTAACGGGAGTGCCAGTTGGAGAAATTGCAAACTTTATTGCAGGATGTTTATTTATTGGACCAGCGGCTTTCTTATTTAGAAAGTATCGTACTGTAAAGAGTTTAACGACAGGATTAATGCTAGGGACAATTACAATGGCGTTAATCATGAGTGTATTAAACTACATCATCATATTCCCAGCTTACACTTGGTTTTTAAATTCACCAGCTATGTCTAGTGATGCTATAAAAACAACGGTTGTAACGGCAATCTTACCATTTAATTTGATTAAAGGAATTGTAGTGACAATTGTATTTGTAGCGTTATTCTCACGCCTGAAAGTATGGGTGTTTGCAAAAATGAATAATGCATAA
- a CDS encoding ferredoxin, whose protein sequence is MAKYTIVDKDTCIACGACGAAAPDIYDYDDEGIAFVTLDDNQGIVEIPDVLIEDMMDAFEGCPTDSIKVADESFDGDSLKFE, encoded by the coding sequence ATGGCAAAATATACAATCGTTGATAAAGATACTTGTATTGCATGTGGTGCTTGTGGCGCTGCTGCACCAGACATTTATGACTATGATGATGAAGGTATTGCATTTGTAACATTAGACGATAACCAAGGTATCGTTGAAATTCCAGATGTATTAATTGAAGATATGATGGATGCATTCGAAGGCTGTCCAACTGACTCGATTAAAGTTGCTGACGAATCATTTGATGGCGACTCTTTAAAATTCGAATAG
- a CDS encoding helix-turn-helix domain-containing protein, which produces MQLQYTLLYCLKQLNGERTVSSIYYLLKGKRSSQTLQDGNMFQISFLFGIYKSLNRADYDQEVAKLLQTDLVQSIHDNTYVLTTAGNMQLNKWEDEFAFPTYLHGLHYGEIGETFWRRLALIVQTISNIQQANAKFIPIQQDTEIMMWVKRFLTGIPYTRNELAKRLWKEMHTLLQKNNSVEATIVTYRLTGYERIGCTLQQLAEITKQDIFRVYFLFWGTIHFLIQEVRNKENEFPLLAEIISYPNEKADLFSLSTKKTYNFWRQGRSLEEIATIRNLKVATIEDHFVEIALREKEFSIEMFMGKEKIEKVSKVIEALQTRKLRVLKQAVGEGISYFEVRLVLARMEGINEA; this is translated from the coding sequence ATGCAGCTACAATATACTTTATTATATTGTTTAAAACAATTGAATGGTGAAAGAACCGTTTCTTCGATTTATTATTTGTTAAAAGGAAAGAGATCGTCGCAAACATTACAAGATGGGAATATGTTTCAAATTTCTTTTTTGTTTGGGATTTATAAATCATTAAATAGAGCTGATTATGATCAAGAAGTTGCAAAGTTGTTACAGACGGATTTAGTTCAATCTATACATGATAATACATACGTGTTAACGACTGCTGGTAATATGCAATTAAACAAATGGGAAGATGAATTTGCCTTTCCGACGTATTTACATGGTTTACACTATGGTGAAATAGGTGAAACGTTTTGGAGGAGATTAGCATTAATCGTTCAAACCATTTCGAATATACAACAGGCAAATGCGAAATTTATTCCAATTCAACAGGATACAGAAATAATGATGTGGGTGAAACGTTTTCTCACGGGAATACCATATACGAGAAATGAATTGGCTAAAAGATTGTGGAAGGAGATGCATACTCTTTTACAAAAAAATAATTCAGTAGAAGCGACAATCGTAACATATCGATTAACTGGCTATGAACGTATTGGGTGTACTTTACAACAATTAGCGGAAATTACGAAACAAGATATATTTCGAGTGTACTTTTTATTCTGGGGTACAATTCATTTCCTTATTCAAGAAGTTCGCAATAAAGAAAATGAATTTCCATTATTAGCTGAAATTATTTCTTATCCAAATGAGAAAGCTGATTTATTTAGCTTATCAACGAAAAAAACATATAATTTTTGGAGACAAGGACGCTCTTTAGAAGAAATAGCGACAATTCGGAATTTAAAGGTTGCCACGATAGAAGATCATTTTGTGGAGATTGCTTTACGAGAAAAAGAATTTTCTATTGAGATGTTTATGGGAAAAGAAAAAATAGAAAAAGTATCAAAAGTAATTGAAGCATTACAAACACGTAAATTGCGTGTGTTGAAGCAAGCGGTTGGAGAGGGAATCTCTTATTTTGAAGTCCGTCTTGTATTGGCACGGATGGAGGGTATTAATGAAGCTTGA
- a CDS encoding RecQ family ATP-dependent DNA helicase: MKLEEYLYKWFGYSEFRPGQKGVITDLLEGKDVVAMLPTGRGKSMCYQLPGLLQEGTVLVVSPLLSLMEDQVTQLKYVVKNRVIAFNSFRTLSEKREAMKKLSFYKFVFVSPEMLQSELLIRELKKIHISLFVVDEAHCISQWGYDFRPDYKKLDKVIESIGSPNVLALTATATKDVLRDIAESLNLKNVAEHVYSIDRPNIAMEVQFVETIEEKKEALFEHIMYLQGPGIVYCSSRAWTERLTEYLRGKGITGVAFYHGGMEHEERMLIQQQFMNDQLQIVICTSAFGMGVNKANTRYIIHFQYPTNVASYLQEIGRAGRDGEPSIAILLCSPLDHDLPISIIEDELPSKSQIQFLFSLLQERMFQTKVLPIEDVEEICYNAARFNEQYWRFIRYHLEHLGIIQQRNLLLESLSDEIMHRLIAEVEVRLRNKYSELENMKSWIQVQGCRREYLLQQFGYRKEKEIENCCDYCGITKTDYKKRRAQQSVFDYNWETELQKLFGLGKMEE, encoded by the coding sequence ATGAAGCTTGAGGAATATTTATATAAGTGGTTTGGATATTCTGAATTTCGTCCGGGGCAAAAAGGAGTTATTACGGACTTATTGGAAGGAAAGGATGTTGTAGCGATGCTTCCGACTGGAAGGGGGAAGTCGATGTGTTATCAACTTCCGGGGCTGCTGCAAGAGGGTACGGTGCTTGTTGTATCACCATTATTATCTTTAATGGAAGACCAAGTTACGCAATTAAAGTATGTCGTGAAAAATCGAGTTATTGCATTTAATAGTTTTCGGACGTTAAGTGAAAAAAGGGAAGCAATGAAAAAGCTATCTTTTTATAAATTTGTTTTCGTATCACCAGAGATGTTGCAGTCGGAACTTCTAATAAGAGAATTGAAAAAAATACATATTTCATTATTTGTCGTAGATGAAGCGCATTGTATTTCACAATGGGGGTATGATTTTCGGCCAGATTATAAAAAATTAGATAAAGTAATTGAGAGTATCGGCTCTCCAAATGTACTAGCATTAACAGCAACTGCTACAAAGGATGTACTGCGAGATATAGCCGAAAGTTTAAATCTAAAAAATGTCGCTGAGCATGTGTATTCAATTGATCGTCCAAATATTGCGATGGAAGTGCAATTTGTGGAAACGATAGAAGAAAAAAAAGAGGCGCTTTTTGAGCATATAATGTATTTGCAAGGACCTGGTATTGTTTATTGTTCAAGTAGGGCCTGGACAGAGCGTTTAACCGAGTATTTAAGAGGAAAAGGAATTACAGGTGTAGCTTTTTATCATGGTGGTATGGAACATGAAGAGCGTATGTTAATTCAACAACAGTTTATGAATGACCAGTTGCAAATTGTAATATGTACAAGTGCTTTTGGGATGGGGGTCAATAAGGCGAATACAAGATATATTATTCATTTTCAATATCCGACAAATGTAGCTTCCTATTTACAAGAAATTGGAAGGGCGGGGAGAGATGGTGAACCGAGTATAGCCATTTTGTTATGTAGTCCATTGGATCATGATTTGCCAATTTCAATCATTGAAGATGAATTGCCAAGTAAATCACAAATACAATTTTTATTTTCGTTACTACAAGAAAGAATGTTTCAAACGAAAGTATTACCAATAGAAGATGTAGAAGAAATTTGTTATAATGCAGCAAGATTTAATGAACAATATTGGCGTTTTATCCGTTATCATCTCGAACATCTTGGAATCATACAACAGCGAAATCTTCTGCTAGAGAGCTTGTCAGATGAAATAATGCACAGATTAATAGCGGAAGTGGAAGTGAGACTGCGTAATAAATATAGTGAGCTAGAAAATATGAAGTCATGGATACAAGTTCAAGGATGTAGGCGTGAATATTTATTACAACAGTTCGGTTATAGAAAGGAAAAAGAGATAGAAAACTGTTGTGATTACTGTGGTATTACAAAAACAGATTATAAAAAAAGACGAGCGCAACAGTCAGTTTTCGACTATAATTGGGAAACAGAGTTACAAAAGCTTTTCGGCCTAGGGAAGATGGAGGAATGA
- a CDS encoding CPBP family intramembrane glutamic endopeptidase, producing the protein MNIQRQNVEDMSPREIRLNLYITQLIIIGIGCLLAYILFQDKREVYSLWKWEPISILVLGGLLAICIVLLDYVAMRVFPESWFDDGGINDRMFQGISVMHLLVITFIIGFAEEFLFRGVVQTHFGIVIASLIFAVLHIRYITKPFLFCFVCFISFVFGYVFEWTGNLFITIFAHFLVDFIMGLQLRK; encoded by the coding sequence ATGAACATTCAAAGGCAAAATGTTGAAGATATGAGTCCGAGGGAAATAAGACTGAATCTATACATAACACAACTAATCATTATTGGTATCGGTTGTTTACTAGCATACATATTATTTCAAGATAAAAGAGAAGTTTATAGTTTGTGGAAATGGGAACCGATTTCTATACTTGTACTAGGTGGCTTATTAGCGATTTGTATTGTGTTATTAGATTATGTTGCAATGCGAGTGTTTCCAGAATCTTGGTTTGATGATGGTGGCATTAACGATAGAATGTTTCAAGGAATCTCTGTCATGCATTTACTCGTTATTACGTTTATTATTGGCTTTGCGGAAGAGTTTTTATTTAGAGGTGTAGTGCAGACTCATTTTGGAATTGTAATAGCGAGTTTAATTTTTGCTGTGTTACATATTCGGTATATAACGAAGCCTTTTTTGTTTTGTTTCGTCTGCTTTATTAGCTTTGTTTTTGGTTATGTATTCGAGTGGACAGGCAATTTGTTTATAACAATCTTTGCACACTTTCTTGTTGATTTTATAATGGGACTCCAATTAAGAAAATAA
- a CDS encoding LysM peptidoglycan-binding domain-containing protein, with amino-acid sequence MRKRIPDFEEELEIERVEEDEGLPPRSEIHRNKEKKPKFKMNHIFVRVLTFLFILLPISILWYTDKYTQVKSDSNNAGKSAFEVIFFDSAKTESQKQSEKVATHIVKDGESLKSIAKQYFSDENGMEVIKKYNDLQEDEVRVGQELKIPIKDKSAK; translated from the coding sequence ATGAGAAAACGAATTCCTGATTTTGAAGAGGAGTTAGAAATTGAGCGAGTGGAAGAAGATGAAGGTTTACCGCCGCGTAGTGAAATTCATAGAAATAAAGAGAAAAAACCAAAATTTAAAATGAATCATATTTTCGTCCGAGTTTTAACATTTTTATTCATATTGTTACCTATTAGTATTCTATGGTATACAGATAAATATACACAGGTGAAAAGTGATAGTAATAATGCTGGGAAAAGTGCGTTTGAAGTAATTTTCTTTGATTCAGCTAAGACGGAATCTCAAAAGCAGTCTGAGAAAGTAGCAACTCATATTGTGAAAGATGGGGAAAGTTTAAAAAGTATAGCGAAGCAATATTTCTCAGATGAAAATGGAATGGAAGTAATTAAAAAGTATAATGATTTACAAGAAGACGAAGTGAGAGTAGGACAAGAATTAAAAATTCCTATAAAAGATAAGTCTGCGAAGTAA
- a CDS encoding metallophosphoesterase, producing the protein MTWIILLCTLICIGFVCLLGMYKEAMRNTVLEHTLVFKEFPESFQKVNVFFISDIHRRVISSSLIERVKGKVDIVIIGGDLAEKGVPLSQISLNIQKLREVAPVYFVWGNNDYEIENHELDALLLENNVKVLDNTRVVFESELGEKICLLGIDDVGLERDRLDLALADCKEEGFRILISHNPDIIKKMSGKEQISLVLSGHTHGGQIRLFPSEKYLKGGIYKHFNMTLFVSNGYGTTLLPLRFRAPSQTHIITLCGGK; encoded by the coding sequence ATGACATGGATTATATTATTATGTACTCTCATATGCATTGGTTTTGTATGTCTTCTTGGAATGTATAAAGAAGCGATGCGTAATACTGTGCTGGAACATACATTAGTATTCAAAGAATTTCCGGAAAGTTTTCAAAAAGTTAATGTTTTTTTTATTTCGGATATTCATAGAAGGGTCATTTCTAGCTCGCTAATTGAACGAGTGAAAGGGAAAGTGGATATCGTAATTATTGGCGGTGATTTAGCTGAAAAAGGAGTACCTTTATCGCAAATATCTTTAAATATTCAAAAATTAAGAGAAGTAGCCCCTGTATATTTTGTATGGGGAAATAATGATTATGAAATTGAAAATCACGAATTAGATGCTTTATTGTTAGAAAATAATGTGAAGGTATTAGATAATACAAGAGTTGTATTTGAGTCTGAGTTAGGAGAGAAAATTTGCTTGCTCGGTATCGATGATGTTGGATTAGAACGAGATCGTTTAGATTTAGCATTGGCTGATTGTAAAGAAGAAGGTTTTCGCATTTTAATTAGTCACAACCCTGATATAATAAAGAAAATGTCTGGTAAAGAACAAATTTCGCTCGTGTTAAGTGGACATACACATGGAGGGCAAATTCGGTTGTTTCCATCTGAAAAATATTTAAAGGGTGGTATATATAAGCATTTTAATATGACACTCTTTGTTAGTAATGGGTATGGAACAACATTGCTTCCTCTGCGTTTTCGGGCACCTTCTCAAACGCATATCATTACGTTGTGTGGAGGGAAATAA
- a CDS encoding MerR family transcriptional regulator, with protein MPTSNGNYNIKAVSNILGIQPSTLRAWERRYHIIAPKRNQAGHRLYTEEHIYILKWLMNKVSEGMMIGQAVQLLEGNRLQNNIQIEKITDKEVVLVDDILQALLEFDEITTSALLNEVFSIYSTEKVVISIILQVANKLLILKNNNEITMSQFKYVVSFLQTRLGMIYHNASVYSSVNKVFVLENNILKGFIFATYLRIKGYQAMYMGTSLDEEGILLAIEQLQPKYLFISFDDERELEEAVRFIDLLQAKNKNLFVGFIGRKSIGDQLNLQNILIGNTKEEWDGWLRMSE; from the coding sequence ATGCCAACTTCAAATGGGAACTATAATATAAAAGCTGTTTCGAATATACTCGGAATTCAACCGAGTACACTTCGCGCATGGGAAAGACGCTATCATATTATTGCCCCAAAGAGAAATCAGGCGGGGCATCGTTTGTATACAGAAGAGCATATTTATATTTTGAAATGGTTAATGAACAAAGTTTCTGAGGGGATGATGATTGGACAAGCCGTTCAGTTATTAGAAGGGAATCGGTTGCAGAACAACATTCAAATAGAAAAAATTACTGATAAAGAAGTTGTTTTAGTGGACGATATACTACAAGCTTTGTTAGAATTTGATGAAATTACAACTTCTGCATTATTAAACGAGGTTTTTAGTATATATTCAACGGAAAAGGTTGTTATAAGTATCATTCTTCAAGTGGCAAACAAGTTGTTAATTTTAAAAAATAATAATGAGATTACAATGTCACAATTCAAATATGTTGTATCATTCTTACAAACACGTCTAGGAATGATTTATCATAATGCATCAGTGTATTCTTCCGTTAACAAAGTTTTCGTTTTAGAAAATAATATATTAAAAGGATTTATTTTCGCGACGTATTTACGAATAAAAGGATATCAAGCAATGTATATGGGGACAAGTTTAGATGAAGAAGGTATTTTACTAGCTATTGAACAATTGCAACCTAAGTATTTGTTTATATCTTTTGATGATGAACGAGAACTTGAAGAGGCAGTAAGATTTATTGATTTGTTGCAAGCAAAAAATAAAAATCTCTTTGTTGGTTTTATAGGAAGAAAAAGTATTGGGGATCAATTAAATCTTCAAAATATCCTTATTGGTAACACGAAAGAAGAATGGGATGGATGGTTAAGAATGTCAGAATAG
- a CDS encoding genetic competence negative regulator: MRLERLNYNKIKIFLTFDDLSERGLTKEDLWRNAPKVQQLFRDMMQEANEELGFEADGPIAVEVFSLQAQGMVVIVTKENQEVDTEDEFRDEFIEMQVTLDESEHILYEFATLDDVINLSNRLYNLGVTDGKLYTWDNRFYLWIEEEEQFQLLKADFIAILAEYGNPSTATIYRIMEYGKELMDSQAIEQIYNYFVKKQNLS; the protein is encoded by the coding sequence ATGAGACTGGAACGTTTAAATTACAATAAGATCAAAATTTTCCTAACATTTGATGATTTATCAGAACGAGGATTAACGAAAGAAGATTTGTGGAGGAATGCACCGAAAGTACAGCAACTATTCCGTGATATGATGCAAGAAGCAAATGAAGAATTAGGGTTTGAAGCGGATGGTCCGATTGCTGTGGAAGTATTTTCTCTACAAGCTCAAGGTATGGTTGTAATTGTGACAAAAGAAAATCAAGAAGTGGACACAGAAGATGAGTTCCGTGACGAGTTTATTGAAATGCAAGTGACTCTTGATGAAAGTGAACATATACTTTACGAGTTTGCTACATTAGATGATGTAATCAATTTGTCAAATCGCTTATATAACCTTGGTGTAACTGATGGGAAGTTGTATACATGGGATAATCGTTTTTATCTTTGGATAGAAGAAGAAGAGCAATTTCAATTATTGAAGGCGGATTTTATAGCTATTTTAGCAGAATATGGTAATCCGTCAACGGCAACAATTTATCGCATAATGGAATATGGTAAAGAATTAATGGATTCTCAAGCAATTGAACAAATATACAATTACTTTGTGAAAAAGCAAAACCTCAGCTAA
- the gudB gene encoding NAD-specific glutamate dehydrogenase: MVAEKGTQTKTQQQGEQHFELLNSTQIVINEALEKLGYPNEVYELLKEPIRMMTVKIPVRMDDGTVKIFTGYRAQHNDAVGPTKGGIRFHPNVTENEVKALSIWMSLKCGIVDLPYGGGKGGIICDPREMSFRELERLSRGYVRAISQIVGPTKDIPAPDVFTNSQIMAWMMDEYSRIDEFNSPGFITGKPLVLGGSHGRETATAKGVTICIREAAKKRDIDIKGARVVVQGFGNAGSFLAKFMHDAGAKVIAISDAYGALHDPNGLDIDYLLDRRDSFGTVTKLFNNTISNKELLELDCDILVPAAIENQITEENADKIKAKIVVEAANGPTTLEATKILTDRGILLVPDVLASAGGVTVSYFEWVQNNQGYYWTEEEVEQRLEKVMVRSFDSIYETSQVRKVNMRLAAYMVGVRKMAEASRFRGWV; encoded by the coding sequence ATGGTAGCCGAAAAGGGAACTCAAACGAAAACACAACAACAAGGGGAACAACATTTTGAATTGTTAAATTCAACACAAATTGTAATTAATGAAGCATTAGAAAAATTGGGTTATCCAAACGAAGTATATGAATTATTGAAAGAACCAATTCGTATGATGACAGTGAAAATTCCAGTTCGTATGGATGACGGGACTGTTAAAATATTTACAGGATATCGTGCACAACATAATGATGCTGTTGGTCCAACGAAAGGTGGAATTCGCTTCCATCCAAACGTAACAGAAAATGAAGTGAAAGCACTTTCTATCTGGATGAGTTTAAAATGTGGTATTGTTGATTTACCATACGGTGGAGGTAAAGGTGGAATCATTTGTGACCCGCGTGAGATGTCTTTCCGTGAATTAGAAAGATTAAGCCGCGGTTATGTACGAGCAATTAGCCAAATTGTTGGTCCGACAAAAGATATTCCGGCTCCAGATGTATTTACAAACTCACAAATTATGGCATGGATGATGGATGAGTATAGCCGTATCGATGAATTTAATTCACCAGGATTTATCACAGGTAAACCACTTGTATTAGGTGGATCACACGGACGTGAAACAGCGACTGCAAAAGGTGTAACAATTTGTATTCGTGAAGCTGCGAAAAAACGTGACATTGATATTAAAGGTGCACGCGTTGTTGTTCAAGGATTTGGTAACGCTGGTAGCTTCTTAGCTAAATTTATGCATGATGCAGGCGCGAAAGTAATTGCAATTTCAGATGCTTATGGCGCATTACATGATCCAAATGGATTAGATATTGACTACTTACTAGATCGTCGCGATAGCTTCGGTACTGTAACAAAACTATTTAATAATACAATTTCAAACAAAGAACTGTTAGAACTTGATTGCGACATTTTAGTTCCAGCTGCAATTGAGAACCAAATTACAGAAGAAAATGCTGATAAGATTAAAGCGAAAATTGTGGTTGAAGCTGCAAATGGCCCAACTACATTAGAAGCAACAAAAATCTTAACAGATCGTGGTATTTTACTTGTTCCAGACGTATTAGCAAGTGCTGGTGGCGTTACAGTATCTTACTTTGAGTGGGTACAAAATAACCAAGGTTACTACTGGACTGAGGAAGAAGTAGAACAACGTTTAGAAAAAGTAATGGTAAGATCATTCGATTCAATTTATGAAACATCACAAGTTCGTAAAGTAAACATGCGCTTAGCTGCATACATGGTTGGTGTTCGTAAAATGGCTGAGGCTAGTCGCTTCAGAGGTTGGGTATAA
- a CDS encoding DUF3961 domain-containing protein, which translates to MMKMTVDQRFMMPADVVERVEVLRNKQSKRGTLLQSVNKFFGLDTKEDCVWFYGFYGVAVSILLFMVFTSNIFDFIFA; encoded by the coding sequence ATGATGAAAATGACAGTAGACCAAAGATTTATGATGCCAGCGGATGTTGTAGAACGAGTGGAAGTATTACGAAACAAGCAAAGTAAGCGTGGCACATTATTACAATCAGTAAATAAATTTTTCGGTTTAGATACGAAAGAAGATTGTGTTTGGTTTTACGGTTTTTATGGAGTGGCTGTAAGTATTTTATTATTTATGGTATTCACATCAAATATTTTCGATTTTATCTTCGCATAA